The DNA window GCACCGCATGGTTTTCGACGTCACTACGTCAGAATGGGCGTCTCGTTCCGAGTACGACTGCGCAGCTATCGGTCACCCCGGATGACGATCTCCGCGTCGCATACCGGGCACACGCGGTCACGGCTATCGAAGGCCGTCTGGCAGAACGCACACACGTGGTCTTCATTCGTACTGGTACTGCTCGCACCGACCGCGTCGGTAAATCGCATCATCTATCACCGATTCACCCGTTCACGGTCCACGGGTATTACTACGACCCCGTTAACGCATGACATAGGCTGTGACTAACGCCGGTTTCACACCGTTTTTCTCCGTTGCATCCCGTTGCCGTCCTTCGATTGGAGAATTTTGCGACCGACTCAAGGCTTATTGCCTCCCGCCCCCCAATCCTGTCATCATGAGCGACCACGGCGGCGGCCCGGTACAAGCGTACACGGTTCGTTTGGAACTCTCGGACGAACCGGGTGAACTGCTCCGGGCTCTCGAACCGATTGCCGACTACGGTGGCAATCTACTCAGTGTCTTTCACGAACGCGGCTCACTCACTCCTCGCGGCAACATCCCGGTTGAAGTCGATTTCGAGTGTCATCCCAACCGGTTCGAAACTATCGTTTCCGCGCTTCGCACAGCGAGCATCAACGTCATCCGCGCGGGTGCGGAGCGATACGACGAGGAAGTGACCGTCATCCTCACGGGTCATATCATCGACACGAACGTCTCGGATACGCTCTCGCGGATCACCGCCGAATCGAACGCGTCCGTCGTCGATATCTCCCTGTCGGCCCCCGCAGGGACGAGCGACGTATCGAGCGCGCGCCTCCGTCTCGCCACGGACTCCGCCGATACGAGCGACGTTCTCGAAACCGTCGAAACGGTCGCGGACGACAAGGATTTGCGCTTCATCGCGCCGTTGACCGACGGGGAGGGGGTCGCATGAAACTCGCCGTGTTCGGTGCCGGTGCCGTCGGTCGGTCCGTCGTCGAGCTAGCGGGGGAGTACGGCCACACCGTGACGGCGCTGGCGGACTCGTCGGGTGCGGTCGTGGATTCGAGCGGCATCGACGTGGCCGCGACGCTCGAACGCAAGGCCAGCGACGGGACCGTCGGGGACGGAGACCCGCAAACCGCGCTCGAAAGCGAATACGACGTGCTGGTCGAGGCGACGCCGACGACGCTCGGCGACGCGCAACCCGGATTCGGCCACGCACGCGAGGCGTTCGCGCGCGACCGTGACGTCGTGTTGGCGAACAAGGGGCCGGTCGCGGAACGCTACGACGAGTTGCGCGCGCTCGAACGCGAGAGCGAGGGAAGCCTGCTGTTCGAGGCGACGGTCGGCGGCGCGATTCCCGTCCTCTCGACCATCACCGACGTCGGGACCGAAAACGTCACCGCGGTTCGCGGCGTCCTCAACGGGACGGCCAACTTCGTCCTCTCGCGGATGGCGACCGAGGGGCTGAGCTACGAGCACGTCCTCGCCGAAGCACAGGACCTCGGCGTCGCGGAGGCCGACCCTTCGTTCGACGTGGACGGAACCGACGCCGCGCTGAAATGCGCGATTCTCGCCAACGTGCTGTTCGACGGCGGCTACACGCTCGCGGACGCGGACGTTTCGGGTATCCGTGACCTGCCGGGAAGCGCCCTCGAACTGGCGGCCGAGGACGGGTGGACGATTCGGCTGGTCGGCGAAGTGTCCCCGAACGGCGTCAGCGCCGCGCCGCGGTTGATACCCGAAAACGGGACGCTCGCCGTCTCGGGGACGCGGAACATCGTCCAGTTCGAGACGCAACACGCGGGGCAACTGAACATCAGCGGACGCGGTGCGGGCGGCGACGAAACGGCGACGGCGGTTCTGGCGGATGTGAGTCGCCTCGAACGGGAAATGTGACCGGCGTCCGTGCCGCAACTAACCATGGCATCTGTTGCCATTAACCGCCAGACGGCGGCGAGATGGCCTGCATAGCGTATCGAAATGGTTTTAACCGCTTCTGCCAAATAATTCCTCCAGAGCGCATCTGCGCGTGAGATATACAATGAGCGACAAACCACACCAGAACTTGGCCGTTATCGGCCACGTCGACCACGGTAAGAGTACGATGGTCGGGCGACTCCTCTTCGAGACAGGGAGCGTCCCGGAGCACGTTATCGAACAGCACCGCGAAGAAGCGGAAGAGAAGGGTAAGGGCGGCTTCGAGTTCGCCTACGTGATGGACAACCTCGCAGAGGAGCGAGAGCGTGGTGTAACCATCGACATCGCCCACCAGGAATTCGACACCGACGAGTACTACTTCACCATCGTCGACTGTCCGGGCCACCGTGACTTCGTGAAGAATATGATCACGGGCGCATCGCAGGCAGACAACGCGGTCCTCGTCGTCGCCGCAGACGACGGTGTCGCGCCCCAGACCCAGGAGCACGTCTTCCTCTCGAAGACGCTCGGTATCAACGAACTCATCATCGCGGTCAACAAGATGGACGTCGTTGATTACAGCGAGGACAAGTACGAAGCAGTCAAGGACGAAGTTTCCAAGCTCCTGAAGCAGGTCAACTTCAAGTCCGACGACGCGACGTTCGTCCCCACCTCGGCGTTCGAGGGCGACAACGTTTCCGAGCAATCGGACAACACGCCGTGGTACGACGGCCCGACGCTGCTCGAGGCCCTCAACGACCTCGAAGCACCCGAGCCACCGACGGACGCGGACCTCCGTCTCCCCATCCAGGACGTGTACACTATCTCCGGTATCGGTACGGTTCCGGTCGGACGTGTCGAGACCGGTACGCTCAACGTGGGCGACAACGTGTCGTTCCAGCCGAGCGACGTCGGCGGCGAAGTGAAGACCGTCGAGATGCACCACGAAGAAGTTCCGAAAGCGGAACCCGGTGACAACGTTGGTTTCAACGTCCGCGGCATCGGCAAGGACGACATCCGTCGCGGTGACGTGTGTGGCCCGGCCGACAACCCGCCGAAAGTGGCCGACACGTTCACGGCCCGCATCGTCGTGATGCAGCACCCGAGCGTCATCACGGCCGGTTACACGCCGGTCTTCCACGCCCACACGGCGCAGGTCGCGTGTACCATCGAGTCCATCGACGCGAAGATCAACCCGTCCACCGGTGAAGTCGCCGAGGAGAACCCGGACTTCATCAAGTCCGGCGATGCGGCAAAGGTCACGGTCCGACCGCAGAAGCCACTCAGCATCGAACCGGCAGGCGAAATCCCGGAACTCGGTTCCTTCGCTATCCGTGACATGGGCCAGACCGTCGCGGCCGGTCAAGTCCTCGAAGTCAACGAGAAGTAAACGATGCAGCAAGCACGAGTCCGACTCGCAGGAGCCAACCCCTCGGACCTCGACGACATCTGCGACGATGTTCGTGAAATCGCCGAGAAAACCGGCGTCTCCCTGAGCGGTCCGATTCCGCTCCCGACGAAGACGCTGGAGATTCCGACGCGCAAGTCGCCCGACGGAGAGGGCACTGCGACGTGGGAACACTGGGAGATGCGCGTCCACAAGCGCCTCATCGACCTCGACGCCGATGAACGCGCGCTTCGACAGCTGATGCGCATCCAGGTTCCGAACGACGTAAGCATCGAAATCGTCCTCGAAGACTAAGGGATACCCCGTATCCCGCTCAGTTCGAGGCCCGCGCAATCTTCTTTCGTTTTTCACCCATCGACCAGCGGGCGCACCGTGTGGTCGTTTTTTGTGCTCTCGGTGATGAGTAGGAGTATGCGTCTCTCCCGCTCGCCGACGATACAGACGCTCGTCGCCTTCGCCGTCGTGTTCGTCCTCCAAACCGTGGTCGGGTTCATCAGGCCGTTTTGGGCGGTGAGCCTGTTCGCCCTCGCGCCGCCCGTGTCGGTTCACCCGTGGACGCTCCCGTTGAGCGTGTACTCCCACGCCAACTTCGGGCACCTGTTCTCCAACGCCGTTGCACTGGTGCTCGCCGGACTCATCGTCGAGCGGGTGACGACGACGGCACGCTTCCACGCCTTCTTCATCACGGTCGGGATGCTCTCCGGCCTCGTGCAGGTGTGGGTCGGCGGCCTGTTCTCCCCGACCGCCCCCGCCGTCCTCGGAGCCAGCGGCGCGGTCCTCGGCCTGTACGGCTACCTCCTCGCCGGAAACCCGGTCTCGGACGCCGTGTTCGGACGGCTTCGCCTCTCGCGCCGCGCACAGGCCGTCATCGTCGTCGCGTTCACCACCCTCATCACCCTGATGACGGCCGCGCCCGGCGTGGCGCTCCTCGCCCACTTCACCGGCTTCGCCGTCGGCCTAATCGCGGGACGGCTTCACATACTCCGCGTCGAAACACAAGCTACAAGTAACGACCGGGCGGTACAATAAGTCGAGGGCTCGTAGATCAGTGGCAGATCGCTTCCTTCGCAAGGAAGAGGCCCCGGGTTCAAATCCCGGCGAGTCCACTTCTCTCACTCCACTTCGTTCCGTTCGATCAGTGGACTCGCCGTAGTCCCCCTCGCTTCGCTCGCGGGACTCCCGGCGAGTCTATTCAACCATTTACGACGGTCGCATGCAGGATTGACGGCTGTCGTTGCCACTCCTGCTGGCTCCCTGTAAAAGGTTGATCAAAAGCACGCCGCTCCTCCGTCGGTCGTCGCTTGCCTCGCTCGCTTCGGAAGAGCTTCGCTCTTCCGTGCTCTCGTTCACGAGAACTTCGCTCGCGGAAGAAGGGGAAAAGGATGGACTCGCTATTCATGGTAAATCATCTATGTCATTGCTAGTGAGTCCACTGCTATGTTTTGTGAATACTTGATCAACAATTGTATTATCTCTGACCGCCGATGGTAGGTCCTACAGATTTAGGTCCCGTTCAATCTTTCTCAGTATTGGAGACAGTCTCTGGTACATAGCTTCTGCTTGAGCACCATTTAGTTCGTTGTTAGGTACATCTGGCTTATCCCATTTGATTTCCTTAGTTCCAGATTGAAGAATGTTCGTCGTGAAGTCATCTCCCTTCTTACCACGGAGCGCCAGTATCTCTGTTTTATTGGCTGCCTCGTCAAACATTCCTAAACCCTTCAAATTCTTACTACCACGGAATTCTTGACTTGACACGGTTTCGGCAAGCTCATTTAGAGCTTTTCCAAACTCGTCACCTTCCTCTAATTCTTCGTCAGAAGCGCCGAACCTGAACAATGTAATATCGTCCCACTTTTCATAGAACTCAAACATTGTCCTTTGTGAAAATGCAATTTCTGGCTGAGATTTTATTTCCGTACCAGTTCTTTTCCCGATATACTGAGGAATCCATGCTTTTGCCAGTCCTTGTTGACTCTCATACGCGTATAATCCATTATCAAAATAAAACACACGCGGTCGAACTGGCGATCTGTCAGATGTTGGGACTAGCTCATCACTATCTTCTTGCCTCTCTACCCGACTCCTCTCTTTTTCCGAGACATAGGTGAAGTAACAGAAGTCGCGTTCTCCACGCCCATTGCTAAGGTAGGAATTCATTCCCTTTTCGTCCAATGATATCGGGTCTTCTCCTTCTACAACAACCTTTGTACTTCTCTCTCGAAACTGGTTGTCTATATTATTATGGAGAACCTCTGGACTAGGGAGATTTGCGTTATCAACTTCAATACGTCCGAATCTGAACCGTGCTGTTTCTGCCATTGGTTCGTCAAGTATATATGATATCTAATGACTTAAATGTTTACACAGCAGAGTGAAAGTGAAATCGAAAGGAGGGATACGGGTGAGAAAATCCAAATGAATATGTGTTTTATTGATACCTGCAGTATCCATATCAGCAGCTTCTCAATCAAATTTTATTCTCTGTCGTGTAGTTTCTAGTCTTTCTCTAATTCACTCGCATCCAACTCGCTAGCGAGATACTGCTCCCCTGTCTCCGAAATTTCGTATTTTCCTCGCTCAACTCGGACTACGAGACCGTATTCTACCAATTCGTTCAAGCGTCGGTTCACACCTTCACGTCTCAAATCGAGATTGAACGCGATGATAGAGGGAGAAAGGATGATACCCGCGGATTGTAGCAACTCCAGAACACAGTCGTCCATCGGAGTCATCCACTCTGCCCGCAGGCGCATGGTAACTACTTCTCGTCTCGCTCCAAGTCACTCGCCGCAAGCTCACCAGCAAGGTACTGCTTGCCTTTCTCGGTGATACAGTAGATCCCCCTGTCCTCGTCGTAGTACTCGACCAGCCCTGCCGAATGAAGTTCACGGAGGCGACTCCGTATGTGGGAGATTTGATAATCGATGTTGGCCTGAACCACTGCCGGATTCGCGTTGATCGGCTTGTTACCCTCGTTTAGTAGAAACTCCAAAATAACGTTGTCTGCCCGCGTCATCCATTCTACCCGAGGGCGTCGCATCCGGTTGTAACCAAACCAATTCGTATGTTAATTTGATTGATTCCAATTTCTCACCATCTCTATCGAGACACTGAGTGTATGGTTTGATACGCTAGTGTTAAGTGACTGCTCGAAGATGTCATCATACGGAAGTCAATGACGGACTACCTCATCGCCAACCCAGCCCCATTTTGGCGAGTCGAAGCGTCAGGAATCGAGTCCGTGTGGCTTCCGTACACGCCTGTGAGAAACTATGTGCTCCGAGAATTCGTCGGACGAGAATTCGGAATCCGTGTCGGTCCCCGACTGTCCCGTCTGTGGCGCGCCCGTTCTGCTGGTCGTGACGCGCGGGCCGGACACCCACGAGTGTCGGCCCTGTGGCTGTTCGGTCGGGTTGGAAACCGCGCGTGATTTCTTCGAGCGGTGAGAAAATCCCTGCCTCTCGCGAGATTTTCGAATGATTCGCACGTCCCCCCGTTCACCGACGTGTCGGGGAGTTGTTTTTCGTCCGTCAATTTCCTCCGGGCGGACCACCGTTTCACGGCGGATTCCGGCGGTACGACCGGTTTACGATGGTGATTCGCCCACATCGCCCGATTCTGTTCTCCTAACTGTTTCACCGAGTTCGCGCCCGTCGCACCCCGCTTAGCCGGGATATAATAAAGCCGATAGCGGTATTCGTGTGAAATACGCCCGAAGCCCGGGTGTACTCTCAGGCAAGCGTTCGACGGTGCCGGAGGCGCTGGTGGCGAGCTGGCCTCTCGCCGTGTTTCGGCCATGCCTCCCACGAAAGTTTGTCATCTCGAACGCCTGCCGACTTTTTCAGGACCGAAACCGAGTACCGAGGTTACCAGAACAATGAGCCACGACACACTCGACGAGGTTGACCGCGGCATCCTTCACCTGCTCCAGCAGGACGCACGCAACGTGACGACGACCGAAATCGGCGACGCCGTGGGCGTCTCCGCCAGCACCGTCGGCAATCGACTCCGAGAACTTCGGGAGAAGGGAGTCATCGACGGTTACTATCCTCAAATCGACTACCACGACGCCGGGTTTCCGCTCCGCGTCCTCTTCATCTGCACCGCGCCGATACCCGACCGCGAGGACCTCGCCGAACGCGCGCTCGACGCGCCGGGCGTGGTCACCGTCAGGGAGATCATGGCCGGTGTCGAAAACCTCCACGTCGAAGCGGTTGCGACGACCCGCGACGACGTGGCCGACGTCGCGCGGAAACTCGACGAACTCGGGGTGGAAGTCGTCGAGGAAGTGCTGGTGAAGAACGAGCACGTGCAACCGTTCGACCACTTCGGTGGCGATACCGTCTCGGAGTGACTCGCGCGGGATTATTTCGAAATTCGGAAAATACTATCTTCAGAATCGAATTCACACAGATTTTTCCGACATACTTATCCATTGACGAATCATAGGGGGTGTACCGGAATGGAACATACTCCCTACCGTGTGCAGGACGGTGAGCGTCCCAGTACCGCCGTCGTCAATGCGATTGCGGACTACGAAGATGCCTCCCCGGATGATATCGGACCGCGCCTGTACGACGTTATCGACCCCGACGCGCTGGATTCGCTGTTCCGACCGCGGGTCGACGGCGCAGCCAGGGACGGGGGCAAAGCGGTGTTCCGCTATCGCGACTACGAAATTACGTACGAGAGCGACGGATGGATCCACATCACCGATGACGCGAACCCCCCGGCCGACGCGTCCGGAACTGCACCCGCAGACGAGTGAGAAGACGAGTCAGACGAGTGCCGCGAGCTTTGACTCGATGGCAGCGACGTACTCCGATCGGTCGTAGCCGAGCCTCTCTCGCCAGACATTCTCGTAGGATGGGTGGAGGAGCGGCAACAGTACCACGCCGAGGCGTTCGCACTCCACCGGCGACAGCACCCGGTCGAGAAACCCCTCCATCGGTATCGATTCGAAATCGAGTAGAATTTTCGTGGCGTGTTTCCCCGTCGAGACGACGACGGTCGGGTCCACCGTCGCTAGCTCCGTTCTGAGGTGGTCGAAACAGTTGTCGAGTTCTTCCGCCCGTGGCTCTCGATTCGACCCGTCCTCGCCCTCTGGAAAGCACTTCACGGCGTTCGTGAAGTACGCGTCGTACCCGAGGTCGGAAAACAGCGACCTGATTTTTCGCCCCGAGTGGCGCGTGGTGTAGGCCATGCCCGTCCAGTTGCCGCCCCGCCACTGCTCCGCGTCCGGTGCCCCCGCGCCGGGAGCCTCGCCGA is part of the Haladaptatus paucihalophilus DX253 genome and encodes:
- the tuf gene encoding translation elongation factor EF-1 subunit alpha, giving the protein MSDKPHQNLAVIGHVDHGKSTMVGRLLFETGSVPEHVIEQHREEAEEKGKGGFEFAYVMDNLAEERERGVTIDIAHQEFDTDEYYFTIVDCPGHRDFVKNMITGASQADNAVLVVAADDGVAPQTQEHVFLSKTLGINELIIAVNKMDVVDYSEDKYEAVKDEVSKLLKQVNFKSDDATFVPTSAFEGDNVSEQSDNTPWYDGPTLLEALNDLEAPEPPTDADLRLPIQDVYTISGIGTVPVGRVETGTLNVGDNVSFQPSDVGGEVKTVEMHHEEVPKAEPGDNVGFNVRGIGKDDIRRGDVCGPADNPPKVADTFTARIVVMQHPSVITAGYTPVFHAHTAQVACTIESIDAKINPSTGEVAEENPDFIKSGDAAKVTVRPQKPLSIEPAGEIPELGSFAIRDMGQTVAAGQVLEVNEK
- a CDS encoding uracil-DNA glycosylase → MFPDSRTVLEPDCSRCPELVECRNRISWGTGPRSADVMVVGEAPGAGAPDAEQWRGGNWTGMAYTTRHSGRKIRSLFSDLGYDAYFTNAVKCFPEGEDGSNREPRAEELDNCFDHLRTELATVDPTVVVSTGKHATKILLDFESIPMEGFLDRVLSPVECERLGVVLLPLLHPSYENVWRERLGYDRSEYVAAIESKLAALV
- a CDS encoding formate dehydrogenase accessory protein FdhE, producing MSVPDCPVCGAPVLLVVTRGPDTHECRPCGCSVGLETARDFFER
- the rpsJ gene encoding 30S ribosomal protein S10: MQQARVRLAGANPSDLDDICDDVREIAEKTGVSLSGPIPLPTKTLEIPTRKSPDGEGTATWEHWEMRVHKRLIDLDADERALRQLMRIQVPNDVSIEIVLED
- a CDS encoding homoserine dehydrogenase, with product MKLAVFGAGAVGRSVVELAGEYGHTVTALADSSGAVVDSSGIDVAATLERKASDGTVGDGDPQTALESEYDVLVEATPTTLGDAQPGFGHAREAFARDRDVVLANKGPVAERYDELRALERESEGSLLFEATVGGAIPVLSTITDVGTENVTAVRGVLNGTANFVLSRMATEGLSYEHVLAEAQDLGVAEADPSFDVDGTDAALKCAILANVLFDGGYTLADADVSGIRDLPGSALELAAEDGWTIRLVGEVSPNGVSAAPRLIPENGTLAVSGTRNIVQFETQHAGQLNISGRGAGGDETATAVLADVSRLEREM
- a CDS encoding HalOD1 output domain-containing protein, with translation MEHTPYRVQDGERPSTAVVNAIADYEDASPDDIGPRLYDVIDPDALDSLFRPRVDGAARDGGKAVFRYRDYEITYESDGWIHITDDANPPADASGTAPADE
- a CDS encoding Lrp/AsnC family transcriptional regulator, with amino-acid sequence MSHDTLDEVDRGILHLLQQDARNVTTTEIGDAVGVSASTVGNRLRELREKGVIDGYYPQIDYHDAGFPLRVLFICTAPIPDREDLAERALDAPGVVTVREIMAGVENLHVEAVATTRDDVADVARKLDELGVEVVEEVLVKNEHVQPFDHFGGDTVSE
- a CDS encoding rhomboid family intramembrane serine protease; the encoded protein is MRLSRSPTIQTLVAFAVVFVLQTVVGFIRPFWAVSLFALAPPVSVHPWTLPLSVYSHANFGHLFSNAVALVLAGLIVERVTTTARFHAFFITVGMLSGLVQVWVGGLFSPTAPAVLGASGAVLGLYGYLLAGNPVSDAVFGRLRLSRRAQAVIVVAFTTLITLMTAAPGVALLAHFTGFAVGLIAGRLHILRVETQATSNDRAVQ